The following are encoded together in the Candidatus Binatia bacterium genome:
- a CDS encoding protein-L-isoaspartate(D-aspartate) O-methyltransferase, producing MTNEMNPSEQGAARRRMVQSQLRERGIHDPHVLRIMEAMPRHLFVDEALEAKAYSDSALPIGASQTISQPYMVALMTQALELNGEEKILEIGTGSGYQTAILAELADRVFTVERIASVGVAARDRLTTMGYTNIVFRIADGSVGWREMAPFDRVLIAAGAPRMPHFLDEQLKPGGIVVMPIGVGENQMLVKAVRTETGWQRRELCGCAFVPLIGRDAWERRESR from the coding sequence ATGACGAATGAGATGAATCCGTCCGAGCAGGGCGCCGCCCGGCGGCGCATGGTGCAGTCGCAGCTGCGCGAGCGGGGCATCCACGACCCGCACGTGCTCCGGATCATGGAGGCGATGCCGCGCCACCTCTTCGTGGACGAGGCGCTGGAGGCCAAGGCCTACAGCGACAGCGCGCTCCCGATCGGAGCGTCGCAGACGATCTCGCAGCCCTACATGGTCGCCCTGATGACCCAGGCGCTGGAGCTGAACGGCGAGGAGAAGATCCTCGAGATCGGCACCGGATCGGGGTACCAGACGGCGATCCTGGCCGAGCTGGCCGACCGCGTCTTCACGGTCGAGCGGATCGCGTCGGTGGGGGTCGCCGCCCGCGACCGGCTCACGACGATGGGTTACACGAACATCGTCTTCCGCATCGCCGACGGATCGGTCGGATGGCGCGAGATGGCGCCGTTCGACCGCGTGCTGATCGCGGCGGGCGCTCCGCGCATGCCGCACTTCCTGGACGAGCAGCTGAAGCCCGGGGGCATTGTGGTCATGCCGATCGGGGTGGGGGAGAACCAGATGCTGGTGAAGGCGGTCCGCACCGAGACGGGATGGCAGCGCCGCGAGCT
- the surE gene encoding 5'/3'-nucleotidase SurE: protein MILVTNDDGIAAEGLRTLADAMRPLGEVTIIAPDREQSATSHSLTLHRPLRLRKTGPGILSVDGTPTDCVLLAVHGFLKEPPRLIVSGINHGPNMGNDVLYSGTVSAASEGSFLGIPSIAFSLATWEPTDFAAAGRVAAALVRLLLARGLTPGMCLNVNIPPLPYGEIRGLRVARLGRRVFHDVIVEKTDPRGKSYYWIGGENPTWDPDEASDFHAVSHGYVSVTPLSFDVNDYKAIVELETMGLAIHDE, encoded by the coding sequence ATGATCCTGGTCACGAACGACGACGGCATCGCGGCCGAGGGGCTCCGCACCCTCGCCGACGCGATGCGCCCCCTCGGCGAGGTGACGATCATCGCCCCCGACCGGGAGCAGAGCGCGACCAGCCACTCGCTCACGCTCCATCGTCCGCTCCGCCTGCGGAAGACCGGCCCGGGAATCCTGAGCGTGGATGGCACGCCCACCGACTGCGTCCTCCTCGCCGTCCACGGGTTCCTGAAGGAGCCGCCGAGGCTGATCGTCTCCGGCATCAACCACGGCCCCAACATGGGGAACGACGTGCTCTACTCGGGCACCGTGTCGGCGGCCAGTGAGGGATCGTTCCTCGGGATCCCCTCGATCGCCTTCTCGCTCGCGACCTGGGAGCCGACCGACTTCGCGGCGGCCGGACGGGTCGCGGCGGCGCTGGTCCGGCTGCTCCTCGCGCGCGGGCTCACGCCGGGGATGTGCCTCAACGTGAACATCCCGCCGCTGCCGTACGGCGAGATCCGGGGCCTGCGCGTGGCGCGGCTCGGGCGCCGCGTCTTCCACGACGTGATCGTCGAGAAGACCGACCCGCGGGGAAAGTCGTACTATTGGATCGGAGGGGAGAACCCGACCTGGGACCCCGACGAGGCGAGCGACTTCCACGCGGTCTCGCACGGCTACGTGTCGGTGACGCCGCTCTCGTTCGACGTGAACGACTACAAGGCGATCGTCGAGCTGGAAACGATGGGGCTCGCGATCCATGACGAATGA